The window GTCGGGCCAGGCAGAAGGCGGCGACGAAAAGAAAAGCGGCGCCAGGGACACCGAGAAGAGCAGGCACACCGAGAAGGACAGGCACACCGAGAAGAGCAGGCACACCGAGAAGAGCAGGCACACCGAGAAGGACAGGGACAGCGAACAGCAGCAGGCACAGCGCACTCCAGCAGTACCGCAGCCCGTTCCCGTCAGGCACGAGAAACCTAGCAGCCCGAACGCGGAAGCCGCCGCGCCCCCTCCACGACTGTGGACGGGCGACGGCGGCTCAGCGATGTGCAGGAGCAGGACCCAGCAGGACCCCAGCAGCAGACGACGCGGGTCAGCGCGAGGAATGCTCCTCGTGCGCCCGCTCGACGGCCGACTTCAGCGACTCGTCTCCGAGCACGGCCTCGCGGTGCTTCGGCGGGAGGGCCGACGCCTTCGAGTGCGTCTCGCGCAGGCGGTCGAAGGCGGCGGCGCGCTCGGGCGTCGGCTTCGTCTCGTCGACCGCGTCGGTGGCGTGCCGGCGGATGGCCGCCGCGAAGTTCTGCGCCCGCCCCTTGGGGCTGAGCAGCGATGCGACGACCGTGACGATCAGGATGCCGACGATCACCGTCAGCGAGAGTCCCGTGCTGATCTCGAACACCGGCACGTGCTCGCCGCCGTTGATGAACGGCAGCGTGTTCTCGTGCAGCGCGTGCAGCACGAGCTTCACTCCAATGAACGCGAGGATCGCCGCGAGGCCGATCGACAGGTACACGAGCCGGTCGAGCAGCCCGTCGATCAGGAAGTACAGCTGACGCAGGCCGAGCAGCGAGAACGCCGTCGCCGTGAACACGATGAACACGTTCTCGGTCAGGCCGTAGATGGCGGGCACGCTGTCGAGCGCGAACAGGATGTCGGTCAGCCCGATCGCCACGATCACGAGCAGCATCGGCGTGAGCACGCGCTTGCCGTTCTCGACCGTGAAGAACTTGTCGCCGTCGTAGTGGTCGCTCGTCTTGATCATGCGCTTTGCGAGCCTGACCATGAGACTGTCGCCCGCGTGCTCGTCGTGCGGCCGCAGCAGGTTGATCGCCGTGACGATCAGGATGGCGCCGAACAGGTAGAACACCCACGAGAACGCCGAGATCGCGGCGGCACCGATGAGGATGAAGCCGGTGCGGGCGATCAGCGCGAAGACGATGCCGAACAGCAGCACCTTCTGCTGGTCGGCGCGCGGCACGGCGAAGCTCGACATGATGATCAGGAACACGAAGAGGTTGTCGACCGACAGCGCCTTCTCGGTGATGTAGCCGGCGAAGTACTCGCTGCCGGCGGTGGCGCCGCCGAAGACGAGCACGCCGATGCCGAACAGGATGGCGATGCCGACGTAGATCGACGACCAGATGGCCGCCTCTTTCAACGTCGGTTCGTGCGCTTTTCGCACATGGAAGATGAAGTCGAAGGCCAGCAGGCCGATGATGCCGACGATGGTCAGCGTCCAGACGTATCCGGGGACGTCCAATTTTCCTCGTTTCGGGGAGCGGGGCGGGCGTGAGCGGGTACCGGGTGGTAGTACTGCGTACAGTAATCAGCTCTCCTGGGAAGGTACTGGGGTGGGCGGCCCGAGAACGACCCGATGAGGGGCCGGATGCGCCTCCCGGCTCGGCCCGTTCGCCGACCCTCGGCCCACTGACCGGCCCCCGACCGGCTCCCGGGCTCCGGGCATGGCAGACTCGGGGCATGGCACCGCGGCTGCTGCGTCACCGCGTCGCGGGCGTCTCGACCCTCGATCCCGCCACCGTCTTCCGGGCTCTCCACGGCGACCCGGCCTCCGACGCCTTCTGGTTCGACGATGCCCGCGGCTGGAGCATCATCGGAACCGGCCCCCGCTGGCAGTTCCACGGCCCGCTTCTGCCGGCGCTCGCCGCCCGAGAGCAGGCCTGGCGCGACGACCCGCTGACGGTCGACGCCGACGTGGAGGCACCTCCCTTCCGCCCCGGTCTCGTCGGCTGGCTGGGCTACGGGGTCTCCCGCGAGACGATGGGGGTTCCGGATGCGCGTCCCACCCGTCATCCCGACGCCGCCTTCCTCCTGGTCGACCGCGCTGTGGCCCTGGGTCCTCTGATCGAGGGGGAGCGGCGCATCGAGCTGCTCGCCGCGGCGCCCTCGTGGACGGGCGAGCTCGACGCCTGGCGCCGCCGCACCGATGACGACCTCTGCGCCCTGATCCGAACGCCGTCCCGCCCCGAGCCCGCACTCCCGGACCGTCCGAGCGTGCGCTGGCGCGATACCCGCGCCGAGTACCTCGCCGCCGTGCGCGCCTGCCAGGCGACCATCACCCGGGGGGACGCGTACGTGCTCAACCTGTCGACCGAGATCGAGGTGACCACCGCATCCGGAACCGGCTTCGACCCCCTCGACGTCTACGACCGGCTGCGCGCGATCTCGCCCGCGCCGCACGGCGGGGTGCTGCGGATCGGTGGCGTCACCCTGCTCAGCTCGTCGCCCGAGCGCTTCGTTCGCGTCGCCGACGGTCGCGTCTCGACGCACCCCGTGAAGGGAACGCGACGACGGTCGGGGGACGCGCGCGCCGACGCCGCGCTGCGCGCCGACCTCGCGGCGAGCATCAAGGAACGGGCCGAGAACGTGATGATCGTCGACCTGATGCGCAACGACCTGGCGCGGGTGAGCGTGCCGGGCGGTGTGGAGGTGACGTCATTGCTCGAGGTGGAGACGCACCCGCAGGTGCATCAGCTGGTGAGTGCGGTCGAGGCGCGGCTGCGCCCCGGGGCGGGGGTGGCCGAGGTGCTGGCGGCGGCGTTCCCGGCGGGGTCGATGACGGGGGCGCCGAAGCGGAGCGCGGTCGAGATCCTGGATGCACTCGAGCAGCGGGCCCGCGGTCTCTACGCCGGCGCCTTCGGCTGGATCGGGCGCGACGGCAGTGCCGACCTCGGGATGACGATCCGCTCGATCGT of the Herbiconiux flava genome contains:
- a CDS encoding TerC family protein, encoding MDVPGYVWTLTIVGIIGLLAFDFIFHVRKAHEPTLKEAAIWSSIYVGIAILFGIGVLVFGGATAGSEYFAGYITEKALSVDNLFVFLIIMSSFAVPRADQQKVLLFGIVFALIARTGFILIGAAAISAFSWVFYLFGAILIVTAINLLRPHDEHAGDSLMVRLAKRMIKTSDHYDGDKFFTVENGKRVLTPMLLVIVAIGLTDILFALDSVPAIYGLTENVFIVFTATAFSLLGLRQLYFLIDGLLDRLVYLSIGLAAILAFIGVKLVLHALHENTLPFINGGEHVPVFEISTGLSLTVIVGILIVTVVASLLSPKGRAQNFAAAIRRHATDAVDETKPTPERAAAFDRLRETHSKASALPPKHREAVLGDESLKSAVERAHEEHSSR
- a CDS encoding anthranilate synthase component I family protein, yielding MAPRLLRHRVAGVSTLDPATVFRALHGDPASDAFWFDDARGWSIIGTGPRWQFHGPLLPALAAREQAWRDDPLTVDADVEAPPFRPGLVGWLGYGVSRETMGVPDARPTRHPDAAFLLVDRAVALGPLIEGERRIELLAAAPSWTGELDAWRRRTDDDLCALIRTPSRPEPALPDRPSVRWRDTRAEYLAAVRACQATITRGDAYVLNLSTEIEVTTASGTGFDPLDVYDRLRAISPAPHGGVLRIGGVTLLSSSPERFVRVADGRVSTHPVKGTRRRSGDARADAALRADLAASIKERAENVMIVDLMRNDLARVSVPGGVEVTSLLEVETHPQVHQLVSAVEARLRPGAGVAEVLAAAFPAGSMTGAPKRSAVEILDALEQRARGLYAGAFGWIGRDGSADLGMTIRSIVLDAPAPGSLPTRATIGVGGGVTALSIPEEEYDEVLLKADALLDALRAPRPPAHG